One segment of Candidatus Arsenophonus lipoptenae DNA contains the following:
- the hfq gene encoding RNA chaperone Hfq translates to MAKGKSLQDPFLNVLRRERVPVSIYLVNGIKLQGQIESFDQFVILLKNTVSQMVYKHAISTVVPSRHVSHHSSQGCNTNLGNYNTGNIVVSQNNDTTK, encoded by the coding sequence ATGGCTAAAGGGAAATCTTTGCAAGATCCGTTCTTAAATGTGTTACGGCGTGAAAGGGTTCCAGTTTCCATTTATTTAGTTAATGGTATTAAATTACAAGGTCAAATAGAATCATTTGATCAATTTGTAATTTTATTAAAAAATACAGTAAGTCAAATGGTATATAAACATGCTATTTCTACTGTAGTTCCCTCTCGTCATGTATCTCATCATAGTAGTCAAGGTTGTAATACAAATTTAGGTAATTACAATACAGGCAATATTGTAGTGT